A single Anopheles maculipalpis chromosome 3RL, idAnoMacuDA_375_x, whole genome shotgun sequence DNA region contains:
- the LOC126565728 gene encoding uncharacterized protein LOC126565728, with the protein MAVGRVAGTGNIGYSSNYRTGGRSYHGGINEEIIWISIGMAVTIAILITLALIYLAYEKCQKRRQRYIQA; encoded by the exons atgGCCGTCGGGAGAGTGGCTGGCACCGGAAATATCGGGTATTCGTCGAACTACCGGACTGGGG GACGATCGTATCACGGTGGAATAAATGAGGAAATCATATGGATTAGTATCGGGATGGCAGTTACGATCGCGATACTGATTACGCTAGCATTAATTTATCTGGCCTATGAAAAGTGCCAAAAACGTCGCCAACGTTACATACAGGCGTGA